A region from the Oceaniferula marina genome encodes:
- a CDS encoding glutamine amidotransferase, producing MSSKKTKVYYIGDWAVMVGPHFAETSFNCAMKGLEIFNYGKWLKAALESSDEHEVKSVPTWDFYRMGPGEWESVLEEYDVIIFSDVELKNFQLTPSFFDRSKFGNEPLTFPDRVRLTVEALQAGTHMLFLGGWLSFNGEMGKGGWGRSRLAEILPVECLQTEDLVESTEGFKGRITATGHRMFEGIDISNTPPILGYNRVLPKPNCEVLAYWGETEDPMLATCQYGKGRSLAYTSDPAPHWGCNFVYWDDYNRFWLNALHWLLHGDTMADQASPR from the coding sequence ATGTCATCTAAAAAAACCAAAGTTTACTATATCGGGGACTGGGCCGTCATGGTCGGACCTCACTTTGCTGAAACCTCATTCAACTGTGCCATGAAGGGGTTGGAAATCTTCAACTATGGCAAATGGCTCAAAGCGGCGCTCGAATCTTCGGATGAACACGAGGTCAAAAGCGTGCCAACTTGGGACTTTTACCGCATGGGGCCAGGAGAATGGGAATCGGTTCTCGAAGAATACGATGTGATCATTTTCTCCGACGTAGAACTCAAAAATTTCCAACTGACCCCAAGTTTCTTTGACCGCAGCAAGTTTGGCAACGAACCTCTGACTTTTCCTGACCGCGTACGCCTCACCGTAGAGGCCCTACAAGCAGGAACCCACATGTTATTTCTGGGCGGCTGGCTCAGCTTCAACGGTGAAATGGGCAAGGGGGGCTGGGGAAGATCCAGACTCGCTGAAATTCTTCCTGTCGAGTGCCTGCAGACTGAAGATCTTGTCGAAAGCACCGAAGGGTTCAAAGGGCGTATCACAGCCACAGGTCACAGAATGTTCGAAGGGATCGACATCTCCAACACTCCCCCCATTCTAGGCTATAACCGGGTTCTGCCCAAACCAAACTGCGAAGTCCTCGCCTACTGGGGAGAGACCGAAGACCCCATGCTCGCCACTTGCCAGTATGGGAAAGGTCGAAGTCTTGCCTACACCTCTGACCCCGCCCCGCATTGGGGTTGCAACTTTGTTTACTGGGATGACTACAACCGATTCTGGCTGAACGCCCTTCATTGGCTGCTGCACGGCGATACCATGGCTGATCAAGCTAGCCCACGTTAG
- a CDS encoding discoidin domain-containing protein: protein MRIPQTLLVSAFTVSTLSVALADGVMVSPEIDNPSKPWCYFGKPTSVIGVPFMPDAIQVTYDGSIYTKSAEYSIVYGDQSKPVMQREKSFLNGWIPIIRYSWKEDSLTYEAEAFTAIPSNETQRHNTTQWMQIKVTNTGSAKQPSRIGVGIRSKADKYRLGPAVPVSNATFKIENNTIYRNGKVLAVHASGCQFDAVDGTPYSAPFQGITHHMTPATLSCIAWKQKVLQPGQSETHTLSFPRVPVAETASTVISEKEYNAARSQAITWWETTVGTNSRITLPEKRLEHAHRAGVVHSMLGTRERKGKKFQSDGIPYPNLFLIAATEYQDVYDSFGLTDIYRPNFKEYARLQLENGLFLDTNLSHGKILLSSHGQVLSAISRHILVTRDKEFGEKIFPMIEKAMDMIITSTQKEPNGLLPPSTPYDAEMIKGYYTSHNLLGLLGVRSAIRVATMLEKEAKANEWRSFHTSYEKNVTKAIQASAWKDGYIPTGLYSFITGPESRKGFAEYRTDQDWDNNLLAWPTEVLDADDPRVVATCDNIRKLRYREGIQTYRNGQHLHQYITTNQVCQYLVANEQKKALEDIYHILLHSGSNGASFENLIQPWGNRTPSGGCPPPHAWGTIRTSQIIRSLLYMPIGGRAGIDPEDRDLLLFSATSPSWNHPGNRVAIANGITEFGNINASMTLNGTGADYTFDNHFHANATPRSLRIPIPWFVQLLSHQSDAEKIRIHDGVIYLSPDATELSLTWKEKPKVHDTTFQDLLTRYRMEIPYIWKTTRNNAPQNPEGFLTEEERQTKPQPLSFATVKSAYQHEYQRRYQQYLKGGGKPWPIEAPSTKPTPKALPQKNNSELPLFSLTTGKKVTASSNTLKNHPPSNAVDGKATRSSYWAADGGPRNDPAWVQIDLGKTEAVTRVHIRPYYGNSRIYKYYVEHSPDGKHWDKFIDHTKKAAPTTLEGNDYRFQPTDMRYIRVTVTHCSINTGRALLEISAYK, encoded by the coding sequence ATGCGTATCCCACAAACACTTCTGGTCTCCGCTTTCACAGTATCCACACTTAGCGTAGCACTTGCCGATGGAGTCATGGTGTCGCCGGAGATCGATAACCCGAGCAAACCATGGTGCTACTTCGGCAAGCCCACAAGCGTGATCGGGGTCCCCTTCATGCCAGACGCCATTCAGGTAACGTATGATGGATCGATCTATACCAAATCAGCTGAATATTCCATTGTTTATGGCGATCAGTCCAAGCCGGTGATGCAACGCGAAAAGAGCTTTCTCAATGGGTGGATACCTATTATCCGCTACTCCTGGAAGGAAGACTCTCTGACATACGAAGCGGAGGCCTTCACCGCGATACCGAGCAACGAAACCCAACGCCATAACACCACCCAATGGATGCAAATCAAAGTCACCAACACGGGCAGTGCCAAACAACCATCCCGCATCGGGGTCGGAATTCGATCCAAGGCAGACAAATACCGCTTGGGTCCCGCAGTGCCAGTATCCAATGCCACATTCAAAATCGAAAATAATACGATTTACCGCAATGGCAAGGTGCTCGCTGTCCATGCCAGCGGTTGCCAGTTTGATGCGGTGGATGGAACCCCTTACTCCGCTCCATTCCAAGGCATTACGCACCACATGACGCCAGCGACACTTAGTTGCATTGCATGGAAACAAAAAGTCCTACAACCCGGTCAAAGTGAAACACACACCCTGAGCTTTCCCAGAGTTCCCGTAGCTGAAACTGCAAGCACTGTCATCTCTGAAAAAGAGTACAACGCAGCTCGTTCACAAGCCATCACATGGTGGGAAACAACGGTCGGAACCAACAGCCGTATCACCCTGCCTGAAAAAAGGCTCGAACACGCCCACCGAGCCGGAGTTGTGCACTCGATGCTTGGAACACGAGAACGCAAAGGTAAAAAGTTTCAATCCGATGGTATCCCTTACCCAAACCTCTTTCTCATCGCAGCTACTGAATATCAAGATGTCTATGATTCATTCGGGCTCACTGACATCTACCGACCCAACTTCAAGGAATACGCCCGACTTCAGCTTGAGAATGGGCTTTTTCTGGACACCAACCTCTCCCACGGAAAAATTCTCCTTTCCTCACACGGCCAGGTTCTCAGTGCCATCAGCCGCCATATCCTTGTAACCCGCGACAAAGAGTTTGGTGAAAAAATATTCCCCATGATCGAAAAAGCGATGGATATGATCATCACTTCGACCCAAAAAGAACCCAATGGTCTTCTTCCGCCATCCACTCCCTACGATGCCGAAATGATCAAAGGCTACTATACCAGCCACAATCTGCTAGGTCTACTCGGTGTCCGATCAGCGATACGCGTCGCAACCATGTTAGAAAAAGAGGCGAAAGCCAATGAATGGCGTTCTTTCCATACAAGTTATGAAAAAAATGTCACCAAAGCAATCCAAGCCTCCGCTTGGAAGGACGGCTACATCCCCACAGGTCTCTACAGCTTCATCACAGGGCCTGAATCCCGCAAAGGCTTCGCGGAATACCGAACAGATCAAGACTGGGATAACAATCTTTTGGCTTGGCCGACCGAGGTCCTCGACGCTGACGACCCGCGCGTTGTCGCCACATGCGACAATATCCGCAAGCTGCGATATCGTGAAGGGATCCAAACTTACCGCAACGGCCAGCACCTCCATCAATACATCACGACCAACCAAGTCTGCCAATATCTCGTCGCTAACGAGCAGAAAAAAGCGCTCGAAGACATCTATCACATTCTCCTCCACTCGGGAAGCAATGGAGCATCATTTGAAAATCTCATCCAGCCTTGGGGCAACCGCACACCCTCGGGTGGATGCCCGCCACCTCACGCATGGGGAACCATTCGAACCTCGCAGATCATCCGCTCCCTTCTCTACATGCCTATTGGTGGCCGGGCCGGAATTGATCCTGAGGACAGAGATCTCCTGCTTTTTTCAGCCACATCACCATCATGGAACCATCCTGGCAACAGAGTGGCCATCGCCAACGGTATCACCGAGTTCGGGAACATCAACGCCAGCATGACATTGAACGGAACAGGGGCAGATTATACGTTCGACAACCACTTTCACGCCAATGCCACACCTAGATCCCTCCGCATCCCGATACCCTGGTTTGTCCAACTTCTCTCACACCAGTCAGATGCTGAAAAAATTCGAATCCATGACGGCGTCATCTATCTCAGTCCGGACGCTACGGAACTCAGCCTCACATGGAAGGAAAAGCCCAAGGTTCACGACACCACCTTCCAGGACCTTCTTACACGTTACCGTATGGAAATTCCATACATCTGGAAAACAACACGCAACAACGCACCTCAGAACCCTGAAGGGTTTCTGACGGAAGAGGAACGCCAAACCAAACCCCAGCCATTATCATTCGCCACCGTAAAGAGTGCTTATCAACACGAATACCAACGCCGCTACCAACAATATTTGAAAGGAGGGGGAAAACCATGGCCTATCGAAGCACCCTCCACAAAACCGACGCCCAAAGCTCTCCCCCAAAAAAACAACTCCGAGCTTCCTCTATTCAGCCTGACCACAGGAAAAAAGGTCACAGCATCATCAAACACGTTAAAAAACCACCCGCCCTCGAATGCTGTCGATGGCAAAGCTACGCGCTCGAGCTACTGGGCAGCTGACGGCGGGCCGAGGAACGATCCCGCATGGGTTCAGATTGACCTGGGCAAAACAGAAGCCGTAACCCGTGTCCATATCCGTCCCTATTACGGTAACAGCCGGATTTATAAATACTACGTCGAGCACTCCCCGGATGGTAAGCATTGGGACAAATTCATTGACCATACAAAAAAGGCTGCACCAACGACCCTCGAGGGAAATGATTACCGTTTTCAACCGACGGACATGCGCTACATCCGAGTGACGGTCACCCATTGCTCCATCAATACAGGAAGGGCTCTACTTGAAATTTCAGCCTACAAGTAA
- a CDS encoding AraC family transcriptional regulator, with the protein MNDLNSHLSTQPIVNTIRISAVHFVGKITRKQQRSFRSSSLPGFVVHLTVDGTVQQNCNGISQNLSPGNIVWYNEHDLIRGEITSSPWTFYTVNFESPDLPLIHANQRMAEAPKEILPLFVQLLEEWNHRSDSGLSGRLNIASLLHQIIALTYPSANSVSTSTSNNTPSGWWKIEADYSHALHRPPPKLTELARKYGISVKRINQLSHDATGLPPMQRLKMVRLSYVRGQLFTSNLTVSEIAFQSGYSRVQDLTRDYKAYFGAPPSETRKQTQEKISKELPDSP; encoded by the coding sequence ATGAATGACCTCAACTCCCACCTTTCGACTCAGCCGATTGTCAACACCATCAGAATATCGGCGGTTCATTTTGTGGGGAAAATCACACGGAAACAGCAACGAAGCTTTCGCTCCAGCTCCCTTCCCGGCTTCGTTGTTCATTTGACCGTTGATGGGACGGTCCAACAAAACTGCAACGGTATCAGTCAGAACCTTTCTCCGGGAAACATCGTCTGGTACAACGAGCATGACCTGATCCGAGGAGAGATCACCTCATCCCCTTGGACATTCTACACCGTGAACTTTGAAAGTCCGGATCTTCCGCTCATACACGCCAATCAACGCATGGCCGAAGCTCCGAAAGAAATCTTGCCCCTCTTTGTCCAACTCTTGGAGGAATGGAATCATCGATCCGACTCAGGGTTGTCCGGGCGACTGAACATTGCCAGCCTGCTGCACCAAATCATTGCCCTCACCTACCCGTCAGCCAATTCCGTCTCTACCAGCACTTCAAACAACACACCTTCCGGGTGGTGGAAAATTGAAGCGGACTACTCACACGCCCTACACCGGCCTCCCCCAAAACTCACTGAATTGGCCAGGAAGTATGGTATCAGCGTCAAAAGGATCAACCAGCTCAGTCACGACGCCACAGGGCTGCCCCCCATGCAGAGACTCAAGATGGTCAGACTCAGCTACGTTCGGGGCCAGCTCTTCACATCGAACCTCACCGTGTCTGAAATTGCCTTTCAGTCAGGATACTCCCGCGTCCAGGATCTCACACGCGACTATAAAGCATATTTCGGTGCGCCCCCATCAGAGACGCGCAAGCAAACACAGGAAAAGATCAGCAAGGAACTGCCTGACTCTCCCTAA
- a CDS encoding PEP-CTERM sorting domain-containing protein: MKNKLKTLAALASLTLSTNAAVVGIDVIDDGNGIATTTGVLDTTSRTWSTVGTASLDGIDDLTITVSGATDSGTGNRNPALTLFKDYQYTVGGTINVTISGLNDLKNYNLAVFMGQWYVSSGSTSFLRGGEATVTTANTTHPSAESTTGDSFDTYLEGVNYVQFDNLTTDGSGNINFTVSNGPEGIGIFNGFEIQSVPEPSSSAMLGLGGLALILYRRK; this comes from the coding sequence ATGAAAAATAAACTAAAAACTCTGGCCGCCCTCGCCTCGCTCACTTTATCAACAAATGCGGCTGTTGTCGGCATTGATGTCATCGATGATGGCAACGGCATAGCAACCACTACCGGCGTGCTCGATACAACCAGCAGAACATGGTCAACCGTGGGGACCGCCTCACTGGATGGTATCGATGATCTCACCATCACCGTGAGTGGAGCCACCGATAGTGGCACAGGAAACCGAAACCCGGCGCTCACCCTATTCAAGGACTACCAATACACCGTCGGAGGAACGATCAATGTCACAATTTCCGGCTTGAATGACCTCAAAAACTACAATTTGGCAGTCTTCATGGGCCAGTGGTATGTCTCATCAGGGTCAACCAGTTTCCTGAGAGGAGGAGAAGCCACCGTAACCACCGCCAACACCACGCATCCATCTGCCGAATCCACTACCGGGGACTCGTTCGACACCTACCTAGAGGGCGTTAATTATGTCCAATTTGACAACCTGACCACAGATGGGTCTGGCAACATCAACTTCACAGTAAGCAATGGCCCCGAGGGAATCGGGATATTCAATGGCTTTGAAATCCAGAGCGTGCCCGAACCATCTTCTAGCGCGATGTTAGGCCTTGGCGGACTTGCCCTGATCCTTTATCGCCGCAAGTAA